One Triticum dicoccoides isolate Atlit2015 ecotype Zavitan chromosome 4B, WEW_v2.0, whole genome shotgun sequence genomic window carries:
- the LOC119294783 gene encoding uncharacterized protein LOC119294783, with protein sequence MQRRRAQTWAGVGKTAQAAAAHAALFCFTLLLALRVDGRTDSSWWIIFIPLWLFHGVAARGRFSMPAPSLPHGRHWAPCHSVVAAPLLIAFELLLCIYLESLRVKNHPAVDMKIVFLPLLTFEVIILVDNFRMCKALMPGDEESMSDEAIWETLPHFWVAISMVFLIAATTFTLLKLSGDVGALGWWDLFINYGIAECFAFLVCTRWFNPMIHRPPTHGEASSSSSAIRYRDWESGLVLPSLEDHEQERICGLPDIGGHLMKIPLVVFQVLLCMRLEGTPPSARYIPIFALFSPLFILQGAGVLFSIGRLVEKVVLLLRNGPVSPNYLTVSSKVRDYFAFLHHGSRLLGWWSIDEGSKEEQARLFYTESNGYNTFSGYPPEVVKKMPKKDLAEEVWRLQAALGEQSEITKSTQQEYERLQNEKVLCRICYEGEICMVILPCRHRTLCKSCAEKCKRCPICRNPIEERMAVYDV encoded by the exons atgcAGCGGCGGCGGGCGCAGACGTGGGCGGGGGTGGGGAAgacggcgcaggcggcggcggcgcacgccgCGCTCTTCTGCTTCACGCTCCTCCTCGCGCTCAGGGTCGACGGCCGCACCGACTCCTCCTGGTG GATTATATTCATCCCGCTGTGGCTATTTCATGGAGTGGCCGCCCGTGGAAGGTTTTCAATGCCAGCCCCTTCATTGCCTCATGGGCGTCAT TGGGCTCCTTGTCATTCTGTTGTTGCAGCACCATTGCTAATCGCCTTCGAGCTGCTTCTTTGCATATATCTTGAAAGTTTAAGAG TTAAGAATCATCCAGCTGTTGATATGAAGATCGTGTTCCTTCCTCTGCTGACTTTTGAAGTGATTATCCTTGTTGACAATTTTAG AATGTGTAAAGCTTTAATGCCAGGGGATGAAGAAAGCATGAGCGACGAAGCTATTTGGGAGACGCTTCCT CATTTCTGGGTCGCAATCTCTATGGTGTTTCTTATAGCTGCGACAACCTTCACACTTCTCAAGTTATCTG GTGATGTTGGTGCTTTGGGATGGTGGGATTTATTTATAAATTATGG GATCGCAGAGTGTTTTGCTTTTCTTGTTTGTACAAGATGGTTTAATCCCATGATTCATAGGCCTCCTACTCATGGGGAGGCTAGCTCATCATCATCAGCTATTAGATATCGTGATTGGGAGAGTGGTCTTGTCCTCCCATCACTGGAAGACCATGAACAAGAGAGGATTTGTGGCCTTCCAGACATAGGAGGTCATCTCATGAAAATACCGCTGGTGGTTTTCCAAGTTTTGCTTTGTATGCGGTTGGAG GGTACACCACCTAGCGCTCGCTACATTCCAATATTTGCTCTTTTCTCCCCACTATTTATTCTACAAGGAGCTGGTGTCCTTTTCTCGATAGGAAGATTGGTGGAGAAAGTTGTTCTGCTATTGCGCAATGGACCAGTTAGTCCGAATTACCTTACAGTGTCATCAAAAGTCCGTGATTATTTCGCTTTTCTTCATCACGGGTCAAG GCTTCTTGGTTGGTGGTCTATTGATGAAGGGAGCAAAGAAGAGCAAGCTCGGCTGTTTTATACTGAATCTAACGG GTACAATACATTCTCTGGTTACCCACCTGAGGTAGTAAAGAAAATGCCCAAGAAGGATTTAGCAGAAGAG GTTTGGAGACTCCAGGCAGCGTTGGGGGAGCAATCTGAAATCACCAAGTCTACCCAGCAGGAATATGAAAGGCTTCAAAAT GAGAAGGTACTTTGTAGGATTTGCTACGAGGGAGAAATATGCATGGTCATACTTCCCTGCCGGCACAGAACGTTATGCAA GTCATGTGCTGAGAAGTGCAAAAGATGTCCAATCTGCCGTAACCCCATCGAGGAGCGCATGGCTGTATATGATGTTTAA